From Mycteria americana isolate JAX WOST 10 ecotype Jacksonville Zoo and Gardens chromosome 4, USCA_MyAme_1.0, whole genome shotgun sequence, one genomic window encodes:
- the NDUFC1 gene encoding NADH dehydrogenase [ubiquinone] 1 subunit C1, mitochondrial isoform X1: MAAALRMAKRLRLVAGAPSLAFTRSAFVAKRRNYDQPNWFGVGLAFSTTAALWALLVKQHNEDVMEYERRKEERQHKCTECS; this comes from the exons ATGGCGGCGGCACTGAGGATGGCGAAGCGCTTGCGGCTGGTGGCGGGAGCGCCGAGTCTCG CTTTTACTCGTTCTGCATTTGTTGCAAAAAGACGTAATTATGACCAGCCAAACTGGTTTGGAGTTGGCTTGGCTTTTAGCACCACTGCTGCCTTGTGGGCTCTT CTTGTCAAGCAGCATAATGAAGATGTAATGgaatatgaaagaagaaaagaagagcgACAACATAAGTGTACAGAATGTTCATA g
- the NDUFC1 gene encoding NADH dehydrogenase [ubiquinone] 1 subunit C1, mitochondrial isoform X2 — MAAALRMAKRLRLVAGAPSLAFTRSAFVAKRRNYDQPNWFGVGLAFSTTAALWALLVKQHNEDVMEYERRKEERQHKCTECS, encoded by the exons ATGGCGGCGGCACTGAGGATGGCGAAGCGCTTGCGGCTGGTGGCGGGAGCGCCGAGTCTCG CTTTTACTCGTTCTGCATTTGTTGCAAAAAGACGTAATTATGACCAGCCAAACTGGTTTGGAGTTGGCTTGGCTTTTAGCACCACTGCTGCCTTGTGGGCTCTT CTTGTCAAGCAGCATAATGAAGATGTAATGgaatatgaaagaagaaaagaagagcgACAACATAAGTGTACAGAATGTTCATAG